In Prescottella soli, a genomic segment contains:
- a CDS encoding DMT family transporter: MPGLPVASIVCALIAAFLFACASVAQQRAASAVPEDQALIASLIRSPRWWAGLLGDGGGYLMQVAALALGSVLVVQPLLVTALLFALPLSARFSGYRFTRSAWLLAGALTVSLAVFLVVGNPTAGNVDAPWSAWAIPLTAVVAVTVAATLIGWSQRVDAGWRALLLGGASGALYGVAVAFTKYVTDLFERGLPEVLGAWQTYALLAAGIVGVYLQQRAFQVGPLSASLPAMTIGEPVIAIFLGMTVLDERLQVSGPAVALVGVALAVMVYTTIALSRDQAGRRPAPEPAAD; this comes from the coding sequence CCTGTTCGCGTGCGCGTCCGTCGCGCAGCAGCGCGCCGCGTCGGCGGTCCCGGAAGACCAGGCGCTGATCGCGTCGCTGATCCGCAGCCCGCGCTGGTGGGCCGGCCTGCTCGGCGACGGCGGCGGCTACCTCATGCAGGTGGCGGCCCTCGCGCTGGGTTCGGTGCTGGTGGTGCAGCCGCTGCTGGTGACCGCGCTGCTGTTCGCGCTGCCACTGTCGGCGCGCTTCTCCGGCTACCGGTTCACCCGCAGCGCGTGGCTGCTGGCCGGGGCGCTGACCGTGTCGCTCGCGGTGTTCCTCGTCGTCGGCAACCCCACCGCGGGCAATGTCGACGCGCCGTGGAGCGCGTGGGCGATCCCGCTCACCGCGGTGGTCGCCGTCACCGTCGCCGCGACGCTGATCGGGTGGTCGCAGCGGGTCGACGCCGGTTGGCGGGCGCTGCTGCTCGGCGGGGCGAGCGGCGCACTGTACGGCGTCGCGGTGGCGTTCACCAAGTACGTCACCGATCTGTTCGAGCGGGGCCTGCCGGAGGTGCTGGGCGCGTGGCAGACATACGCGCTGCTCGCCGCCGGGATTGTCGGCGTCTACCTGCAGCAGCGCGCCTTCCAGGTGGGGCCGCTGTCGGCGTCGCTGCCGGCGATGACGATCGGCGAACCGGTGATCGCGATCTTCCTCGGGATGACCGTGCTCGACGAGCGACTGCAGGTGTCGGGACCGGCCGTGGCACTCGTCGGCGTCGCGCTCGCGGTGATGGTCTACACCACCATCGCGCTCTCCCGCGACCAGGCCGGGCGGCGCCCGGCGCCGGAACCGGCCGCGGACTGA